GGCCAGTGGCGCGCTGGGCGTGCCGTTCATCACCAACATGGGGCGCAAGGGAGGATCGACCGTGGCGGCGGCGGTGATGAACGCCCTGCTGTTGCGTGCGGCGGAAGCCTGATGGCCAATGTCGTCCTGCTCATTTTGTGCCTGGTGGCCGGCGCGCTCCTGCGGCGGACCGGCCGCTTTCCGGAAAGTACCCCGGCGGCGCTGAACGGCTTCGTCATTCACCTTTCCCTGCCGGCTGCCGCCATTCTGCATATTCACTCCCTGCAGTTCGACAGTTCGATGCTCTTCGTCGCCGGCATGGCTTGGCTGCTCTTCGGCGTTGGCTGGCTTTTTTTCCACCTGGCCGGCAATGCTCTCTCCCTGCCCCGCCGCACCGTCGGTGCCCTGGTGCTGACCGGAGGACTGGGCAACACCTCCTTTGTAGGGTTGCCGATGATCGAGGCATACTACGGACGCGACCTGCTGGGAGTCGGTATCCTGGCCGACCAGTTGGGCAGTTTCATGGTCCTTTCCTCCCTGGGTATCCTGGCGGCGGCGCTCTATTCCTCCGGCAGCCCCTCGCCGCGACAAATGGTCCGCAAGGTAGTACTCTTTCCCCCTTTCCAGGCACTGGTGCTGGCTGTGGTGCTGCGGCCGGTCCCCTTTCCGGACTGGACGGTAACGGTGCTGAAGAAGCTTGCCGATACCATCACTCCTCTTGCCCTGGCCTCGGTGGGCTTCCAGCTGCGTTTCATCCCGCTGCGCGGCATGCGTACCGGCCTTGCCCTGGGACTGGGGTACAAGCTGCTGCTGGGGCCGTTACTGATCGCCCTCCTGTATCTGGGGCTTCTGGGGCTGCGCGGTCCGGCCATGCAGGTGACCATTTTCGAGGCCGCCATGGCGCCGATGATCACTGCTGGCATTATCGCCATGGACCACGATCTTGACCCGCCGTTGCTTACCATGATGTTGGGGATCGGTATTCCGCTTTCCTTTGCCACGCTGCCGGTCTGGGCGTTTTTTCTGAAAGGGTTCTGACTAAGGCGTGCGGAAACTGCCCAGTTGCCTTTAGTCTTTGAAAGGACTATTATAAAATTCTCTGCAGGACTTACGTCATGGTACGCAGGTGAACGTCATGATCCCTTCCGTGGCGACATACCTGACCGCAGTTCGTCCGGACACGGCTTCGTCCCTGACGTCGATCAGGGGAGGGGGAGCAGTCACCGCTGCACAGGCGATGCAGCCGGCCCGCATTGAGACGGTCGCCCCTGCGCGGCAGGCGGCAAAGGACAGTGTGACCATTTCCGGTGCAGCTCTTGACCTGAGCAAAGCTCTCAACCGGCCTGACGATCGGAAGGGGGCGGTACAGCAGGAGCGGGAGCGTCAGCAGCTACAACGGGAGCAGGCCACCATTCAAAAACGCTCCTACCAGAGCGCGACCAAGCAGTATCCGCCGTTTATGGGCAACACCGACGTACTGAAGCTGTTGAAACAGACCTCGCCGGCTCTCTACCGCGAGATTCTGAAAATGATCATCCCCCCCCCTGCCGACCTTTCCTATGCGGATCAGCAGATGCTGGCAGCGTCGGAGGGGGGGAGCGTGAAGTCCAGGGATGCATGAATTCTTGTTGAGGTAAGCAGGAACCGATTCGGGAGGTGAGCATTATGCCGATCAGTCAACTTTCACCCGCCAGCCTTGCTGTGAACAATCCATACGTCAACCCTGCGGCGCGCACATCGGAAACAGTTGTTGCCGGTCTGCCGCAGGACAATCAGGATGCACAGAAAACGGCAAAGACTCTGAAAAGCGATACCGTGACCATCTCGCCGCAGGCGTTGCAGATGATCGCGGGCGGCAACGAGAACAAGCCCGAGGAGGTCAAGGAAAACAAGCCCTCTGCGCGTGGTGGCGTGGCGAAGGGCACGACCAGCATCATGGTGTGATTCTCAACAGCACGGCGAGTCTCTGTGAGAAAAGGCCACCCCCGAATTCGGGGGTGGCCTTTGTTTTTCCCAAGTCTGCGTGTGAAAACGTCGCGTTCTCAGTACGACGATCTCACATGATCAGCCTGTCAGAGACGGCGCTCTGATCCGGTGCCGGTATCAATCAGTGTCCACCGCAGCCAGTCTTTTTGAAGTCAGGTGGGCCGGTCTGTCCCGGAGCTGCAAGGATGTAGTGTCGATTTCCTCGTGTCGGCCAAACTCCTGCCTTTTCAGTATCATCAGGATTCTCGGCGCGGCGGCGGCCACAAAGATGATGTTGTTGTAACCTAAGCAGGCACGGTGAAACGGCAACGGCCCGGTGCAGCGTCGCACCGGGCCGTTGGATACGGCGAAATGTGGCGTAAAATCAGGCGCCGGCAGCTGCCTTGGCTTTTTCGAAGCCAGCGGCGTAGGCCTTCTTGTTCAGCTCCAGGAACGCCTCGGGAACCCGGGACAGCACGGCCTTTTCGCCGTTCTCGCGGGAAACCACGCCGGTCAGCGCCACCATGGCCCCCAGGGCAACGATGTTGGCAACGATTTCGCGGCCCACTTCGTTCTTGGCGGTGTTGATGATGTTGAAGCCGACCCGCTTGAAGTTGCCTTCCGGCAGCTTGGTGACCAGGTCGGTGTCGTACAGCAGGATGCCGCCTTCTTTCAGGTCGTCGCTGTACTTGTTGCAGGCCTCCTGGGTGAGCGCCAGCAGGGCGTCACACTTGGTGACCTTGGGGTAGTCGATCGGGGCATCGGAAATGATGACCTCGGACTTGGAAGCGCCGCCCCGTGCCTCAGGGCCGTAGCTCTGGGACTGGACCGACTGCTTTCCTTCATGGATGGAGGCTGCCTCGGCAAGGATGATCCCCGCAGTGATCAGACCCTGTCCGCCGGCGCCGGAAAAGCGCAATTCATACCTTGACATCTATCTTCTCCTTTTTCGACGAGATGAATTATTTTGCGCCGCCTTGGGCCCGTTCGATCACCTTTGCATACTCTTCGCAGTACTCCGGCTTCTCTTCCTTGTACAGCACGCCGGTGAGCACCTTGCCCTGCAACTGCTCGGCGGTCATCTTCTCGGCAGCTTTGACCGGTACGGCAACATCCTTCAGGCGGTTCATCATCTCGACCACCGACTTGAACTTGTTGCGGCGGCCGTAGGTGGTGGGGCAGTCATCCAGGATTTCGACCACGGAGAAGCCCTTGTGCTGGATCGCTTCGGCAATCAGCTTGTCGATCTGGGTGGCGTGGTAGGCGGTACCCCGCGCCACGAAGGTTGCACCGGCGCCGATGGCCAGCTTGGCGATGTCGAAGGAGGGGTCCGGGTTCCCGTAGGGGGTGGTGGACGCCCTGTGCAGGTGCGGCGTGGTGGGGGAGAACTGACCGCCGGTCATGCCGTAGATGTAGTTGTTCATGACGATGTAGGTCATGTTGATGTTACGGCGGCAGGCATGGATGAAGTGGTTGCCGCCGATGGCGGTACCGTCGCCGTCGCCGCCCACCAGGATCACGTCCATTTCCGGTTTGGCCAGCTTGACGCCGGTGGCGAATGCTGCGGCACGACCGTGGGCGGTGTGCAGGGTGCAGCAGTCAATGTAGCCGGGAAGACGGGAAGCGCAGCCGATACCGGACACGATGCAGGTGTTTTCTTTTTTCAGGTTGAGAGAATCCATCGCCCGGATCAGACCCTTCATGACGATGCCGTGCCCGCAGCCGGGACACCAGATATGGGGGAGCTTTCCGGGACGAATCCTGCTTTCATAATCATAAGCCATGGTTACTTAACCTCCTTCATCTTCTCGAGGATCTGGTCGGGATTGATCGGCTCACCGTCGACGCGGTTGATGCCCAGAACCAGAGCCTTGCCCAGAGAACAGCGCTCGATCTCCAGGCTGCACATACCCAGGTTCATTTCAGGAACGATGAACCCTTTGACTTTTTGAGCCAGGGCCTTGATCTGCTTGTCCGGGAAGGGCCAGAAGGTCTTGATCCGGAACATGCCGGCCTTGATCCCCTGCTCACGGGCAACGTTGACGGCGTAACGGGCGGAGCGGGAGGTGGAGCCGTAGGCAACCACGGCGATTTCAGCGTCGTCCAGCATATACTCTTCAAAGTCGACAATGTCGTCCACGTTAGCCATAACCTTGCGGATCTGGCGCTCTTCCTCGGCTTGAACGTACTCGGCCTTGGTGGTGGGGAAGCCGTC
The window above is part of the Trichlorobacter ammonificans genome. Proteins encoded here:
- a CDS encoding AEC family transporter; amino-acid sequence: MANVVLLILCLVAGALLRRTGRFPESTPAALNGFVIHLSLPAAAILHIHSLQFDSSMLFVAGMAWLLFGVGWLFFHLAGNALSLPRRTVGALVLTGGLGNTSFVGLPMIEAYYGRDLLGVGILADQLGSFMVLSSLGILAAALYSSGSPSPRQMVRKVVLFPPFQALVLAVVLRPVPFPDWTVTVLKKLADTITPLALASVGFQLRFIPLRGMRTGLALGLGYKLLLGPLLIALLYLGLLGLRGPAMQVTIFEAAMAPMITAGIIAMDHDLDPPLLTMMLGIGIPLSFATLPVWAFFLKGF
- a CDS encoding 2-oxoacid:acceptor oxidoreductase family protein codes for the protein MSRYELRFSGAGGQGLITAGIILAEAASIHEGKQSVQSQSYGPEARGGASKSEVIISDAPIDYPKVTKCDALLALTQEACNKYSDDLKEGGILLYDTDLVTKLPEGNFKRVGFNIINTAKNEVGREIVANIVALGAMVALTGVVSRENGEKAVLSRVPEAFLELNKKAYAAGFEKAKAAAGA
- a CDS encoding 2-oxoacid:ferredoxin oxidoreductase subunit beta, translating into MAYDYESRIRPGKLPHIWCPGCGHGIVMKGLIRAMDSLNLKKENTCIVSGIGCASRLPGYIDCCTLHTAHGRAAAFATGVKLAKPEMDVILVGGDGDGTAIGGNHFIHACRRNINMTYIVMNNYIYGMTGGQFSPTTPHLHRASTTPYGNPDPSFDIAKLAIGAGATFVARGTAYHATQIDKLIAEAIQHKGFSVVEILDDCPTTYGRRNKFKSVVEMMNRLKDVAVPVKAAEKMTAEQLQGKVLTGVLYKEEKPEYCEEYAKVIERAQGGAK